One Ignavibacterium sp. DNA segment encodes these proteins:
- the typA gene encoding translational GTPase TypA, whose translation MKKIRNIAIIAHVDHGKTTLVDQILKQCSIFRSNQIVRERFLDSNDLERERGITILAKNISITYKDYKINVIDTPGHADFGGEVERVLKMADGVLLLVDSFEGPMPQTRFVLEKALSLNLKPIVVINKIDRTDNRPVEVLNEIYDLFIDLDANDEQLDFPVIYASGRNGWAIRNLNDKRENLIPLLDSIIKDVPAPIIKKGSVQMQITTLDYNDYVGRIGIGRVFRGKLKDSDKLSIIKRSGIVHPVSIKQLLVFEGLQRAETEEVFCGDICAIVGIDDVDIGDTITDSENPEPLPNISIDEPTISMTFTVNNSPFYGREGKSVTSRQIRERLFKELEHNVALKVQETSSPDSFKVSGRGILHLSVLVENMRREGFELQIREPKVIYKEIDGKKAEPIEVLVVDVPEELSGKVIELVGQRRGELMKMEKKGNMSKIHFHIPSRGIMGLRTKVLNATQGEAVMHHRFYQYEFFKGSINGSKNGVIISMDEGPSTAYAIDSLQDRGKFFIDPGDVVYKGQIIGEHTKENDIEVNIQRGKKLTNMRASGADKAIKITPAVKFSLEEALEYVDDDEMVEVTPKSIRLRKLYLDTNERKRFNLGKLNK comes from the coding sequence ATGAAAAAAATCAGAAACATAGCAATCATTGCTCACGTTGATCATGGAAAGACCACACTTGTAGATCAGATATTAAAACAATGTTCAATCTTCAGATCAAATCAGATAGTAAGGGAAAGATTCCTCGATTCAAATGACCTCGAACGCGAAAGAGGAATTACCATACTTGCAAAAAATATAAGCATTACTTATAAAGATTATAAAATTAATGTAATTGATACACCGGGACATGCCGATTTCGGCGGAGAAGTTGAACGGGTTCTTAAAATGGCTGACGGTGTTTTACTTTTAGTTGATTCATTTGAAGGACCAATGCCGCAGACAAGATTTGTGCTTGAAAAAGCACTTTCTCTAAACCTTAAACCTATTGTGGTAATAAATAAAATAGACCGGACAGATAACCGCCCTGTAGAAGTGCTTAATGAGATATACGATTTGTTTATTGATCTTGACGCAAATGATGAGCAATTGGATTTTCCTGTTATTTATGCAAGCGGAAGAAACGGCTGGGCGATAAGAAATTTAAATGATAAACGTGAAAATTTAATTCCATTGCTCGATTCAATTATTAAAGATGTCCCCGCTCCGATAATTAAAAAAGGCAGCGTTCAAATGCAGATTACAACTTTGGACTATAATGATTATGTCGGAAGAATTGGAATAGGCAGAGTATTCAGAGGTAAGCTTAAAGATTCTGATAAACTTTCTATCATTAAACGCAGCGGAATTGTTCATCCTGTTTCGATAAAGCAGTTATTGGTTTTTGAAGGACTGCAGAGAGCAGAAACCGAGGAAGTTTTTTGCGGTGATATTTGCGCAATTGTCGGAATTGATGATGTGGATATCGGTGATACTATCACTGATTCCGAAAATCCTGAACCACTGCCCAATATTTCTATTGATGAACCAACAATAAGTATGACATTTACCGTAAACAATTCACCGTTTTATGGACGCGAAGGAAAATCCGTAACATCACGTCAGATCAGAGAAAGATTATTTAAGGAGCTTGAACATAATGTTGCCCTCAAAGTTCAGGAAACAAGTTCACCTGATTCTTTTAAAGTATCAGGCAGAGGAATTCTTCACCTTTCGGTACTTGTTGAAAATATGCGGCGCGAAGGTTTTGAACTCCAGATCCGCGAACCAAAAGTGATATACAAAGAAATTGACGGGAAAAAAGCAGAACCAATTGAAGTATTGGTAGTAGATGTGCCGGAGGAACTTTCGGGTAAAGTAATTGAACTTGTCGGTCAGCGGCGCGGCGAACTTATGAAGATGGAAAAGAAAGGTAATATGTCTAAGATTCATTTTCATATTCCTTCCCGCGGAATTATGGGATTGAGGACAAAAGTTTTAAATGCTACACAGGGTGAAGCAGTAATGCATCATCGTTTTTATCAGTATGAATTTTTCAAAGGTTCTATTAACGGTTCAAAAAATGGTGTAATTATTTCTATGGATGAAGGTCCTTCTACCGCTTATGCTATTGACAGTTTACAGGATCGTGGAAAATTTTTTATAGACCCGGGAGATGTTGTTTACAAAGGTCAAATCATAGGCGAGCATACCAAAGAAAACGATATCGAAGTAAATATTCAGCGAGGTAAAAAGCTTACAAATATGCGAGCTTCGGGCGCTGATAAAGCAATCAAGATAACCCCCGCAGTTAAGTTCTCGCTTGAAGAAGCTCTTGAATATGTAGATGATGATGAAATGGTGGAGGTTACTCCCAAATCAATCCGTTTAAGAAAACTCTATCTTGATACGAATGAAAGAAAGAGATTTAATCTCGGCAAACTCAATAAGTGA
- a CDS encoding NAD(P)H-binding protein, translating to MKTAIVIGATGLVGSFITLQLLDDERYEKVKVFVRNRLGIKHTKLEENIVNFDLLKDWKVKVSGDELFSALGTTIKKAGSKETQYKIDFTYQFETAKAALENGVKSFFLVSSLGANYKSSNFYLRLKGSLDEKVQQFDFEKIRIFRPSILVGLRSEKRVGEAIGIKAAEIVTSVIPVLKKYKPIKASVVAAAMIETANSNTPERVIIYNSDKITELVK from the coding sequence ATGAAAACCGCAATTGTAATCGGTGCAACAGGTTTGGTCGGAAGTTTTATTACACTGCAGCTTCTTGATGATGAGCGATATGAAAAAGTTAAAGTATTTGTTCGCAATCGCCTGGGAATAAAGCATACAAAACTTGAAGAGAATATTGTGAACTTTGATTTATTGAAAGACTGGAAAGTAAAAGTATCGGGTGATGAGCTTTTTTCTGCACTTGGAACAACAATTAAAAAAGCAGGAAGCAAAGAAACACAATATAAAATAGACTTTACTTATCAATTTGAAACTGCCAAAGCCGCACTTGAAAACGGAGTTAAATCATTTTTTCTGGTTTCATCACTTGGTGCAAATTATAAATCAAGTAATTTTTATCTGCGATTAAAAGGCAGCCTTGATGAAAAAGTTCAGCAATTTGATTTTGAAAAAATTAGGATTTTCAGACCTTCAATATTAGTTGGATTAAGAAGTGAAAAGAGAGTTGGAGAAGCAATTGGAATAAAAGCAGCAGAAATTGTTACTTCAGTTATTCCAGTATTAAAAAAATACAAACCAATAAAAGCCTCTGTTGTAGCTGCGGCAATGATTGAAACTGCAAATTCAAATACGCCAGAAAGAGTAATAATTTATAATTCAGATAAAATAACTGAGTTAGTAAAGTGA
- a CDS encoding zinc-binding dehydrogenase — MERSVYRIDSSGSLKNLKLLTETLSQPAPDEVTVEVKAIGLNFADVFAIQGLYSATPKGSFIPGLEYSGIIINKGKDVTEFEPGDKIMGVIRFGAYATHLNINKNYVTPLPSNWSFEEGASFIVHSLTAYYSLVILGNIQTDSTVLINSAAGGVGIYANRIAKKFNAFTIGTVGNSNKTDLLIKEGYDKVIVRNSNFSQQLKESINNRNLDLVLESIGGKIFSQSFKQVSAGGRVIVYGAAHFSTGSFSPNYLKVIGKYFMRPKIDPLKLTDSNKSVMGFNLIYLWSKAEILKKYLSEIQNLSLAKPVIGERFNFSNLIDAIRKFQSRQTVGKVVININDEK, encoded by the coding sequence ATGGAAAGATCAGTTTACCGGATTGATAGTTCTGGTTCACTCAAAAATCTGAAATTATTAACTGAAACCCTTTCACAACCTGCACCGGACGAAGTTACTGTTGAAGTTAAAGCTATTGGTTTAAATTTTGCCGACGTATTTGCTATTCAAGGTCTGTATTCTGCAACTCCAAAAGGAAGTTTTATCCCGGGTTTAGAGTATTCGGGTATAATAATTAATAAAGGTAAAGATGTTACTGAATTTGAACCTGGTGATAAGATAATGGGTGTAATCAGATTTGGTGCATACGCAACACATCTTAATATTAATAAGAACTATGTAACTCCGTTACCTTCAAACTGGAGCTTTGAAGAAGGAGCTTCATTTATAGTTCATTCTTTAACAGCTTATTACTCTCTTGTTATTTTAGGAAATATCCAGACTGATTCGACAGTGTTGATTAATTCGGCTGCCGGCGGAGTAGGAATTTATGCTAACAGAATTGCAAAGAAGTTTAATGCTTTTACAATCGGCACTGTAGGTAATTCGAACAAAACTGACTTACTGATAAAAGAAGGCTACGACAAAGTTATAGTCCGCAATAGTAATTTCAGTCAACAACTGAAAGAAAGTATTAATAACAGAAATCTTGATCTTGTTCTTGAGAGCATTGGCGGTAAGATTTTTTCACAAAGTTTTAAGCAAGTAAGTGCAGGCGGAAGAGTAATTGTTTATGGTGCAGCACATTTTTCAACCGGAAGTTTTTCACCCAATTACCTGAAAGTTATTGGCAAATATTTTATGCGTCCTAAAATTGATCCGCTAAAGCTTACTGACAGTAATAAAAGTGTGATGGGTTTTAATCTTATCTATTTATGGAGTAAAGCTGAAATTCTGAAAAAATATTTATCTGAAATTCAAAATTTATCCTTAGCTAAACCAGTAATTGGAGAGCGGTTTAATTTTAGCAATCTGATTGATGCCATAAGAAAATTTCAATCAAGGCAGACAGTTGGCAAAGTTGTGATAAACATTAATGATGAAAAATAA
- the ftcD gene encoding glutamate formimidoyltransferase: MNDQIIECVPNFSEGQRPEIIKQITDEIEKVEGVKLLDVDPGYDMNRTVVTFIGNAKGVKEAAFNAIKKASELIDMSKHKGSHPRMGATDVCPFVPVSGITTEECIELSNEVAKRVGQELNIPVYLYEKSAVKPERENLAKIRQGEYEALEEKLKKPEWKPDYGPSEFNAKAGATVMGVREFLIAYNINLNTREEKYASDIAFELREKGRSAREGSKGPFYFKSEKILKYEKDKYPCGSCDFTGKTISETVKHCKDSHNYDLTELLELNGIDPSKPEGQSVKIPGLFKHCKAIGWMVNKFDRAQISINLTNYKITSMHDVFDATEKLAADRGLRVTGSEIVGMVPYPALLETGKYYLRKQHRSIGVPVKDILNTAVQSLGLNDVSEFNIEERVLGLPENPDTALVEMKLTDFVDEVSRETPAPGGGSVAALAGALGAALSSMVANLTANKRGSSVETDKILNGAADKCQEIKNALVKAVDDDTNAYNDFIIAKRLPNKTSEEKKLREEAMQNGLKHAVLVPLQTAQLSYQIIEIAEEVAKHGNPSSITDVGVGAQSAFTGVFGGVYNVLTNLKDIKDDKFNADMRNTCNELKMQAKERLNKVLELVESHL; this comes from the coding sequence ATGAATGATCAAATAATTGAATGTGTTCCAAACTTTTCTGAAGGACAGCGTCCTGAGATCATCAAACAAATTACTGATGAAATTGAGAAGGTTGAAGGGGTAAAACTGCTTGATGTTGATCCCGGCTACGATATGAACCGGACTGTTGTAACATTTATCGGCAATGCAAAGGGTGTAAAAGAAGCCGCATTTAATGCAATTAAAAAAGCTTCTGAACTTATTGATATGAGCAAACATAAGGGTTCACATCCAAGAATGGGTGCTACAGATGTCTGCCCGTTTGTTCCGGTAAGCGGAATAACGACAGAAGAGTGTATCGAACTTTCCAACGAAGTTGCAAAAAGAGTTGGACAGGAGTTAAATATACCTGTTTATCTTTATGAAAAATCAGCCGTTAAGCCTGAAAGAGAAAATCTTGCTAAGATAAGACAAGGAGAGTATGAAGCACTCGAAGAGAAATTAAAAAAACCGGAATGGAAACCTGATTATGGACCCTCTGAATTTAATGCAAAAGCCGGCGCAACAGTAATGGGCGTGCGTGAGTTTTTAATTGCATATAATATTAATCTGAACACACGTGAAGAAAAATATGCTTCTGATATTGCTTTTGAACTCAGAGAGAAGGGAAGAAGTGCAAGAGAGGGAAGCAAAGGTCCGTTTTATTTTAAAAGTGAGAAAATATTAAAATATGAAAAAGATAAATATCCTTGCGGCAGTTGCGATTTTACAGGAAAAACAATTTCTGAAACTGTTAAACATTGTAAAGATTCACATAATTATGATCTGACTGAACTGCTGGAATTAAATGGAATTGATCCATCCAAACCCGAAGGACAATCCGTTAAAATTCCAGGCTTGTTTAAACATTGTAAAGCAATTGGCTGGATGGTTAATAAATTTGATCGCGCACAGATATCAATAAATCTAACAAATTATAAAATTACTTCTATGCATGATGTTTTTGATGCAACAGAAAAACTTGCTGCCGATAGAGGTTTACGTGTAACAGGAAGTGAGATAGTTGGGATGGTTCCTTATCCGGCTTTACTTGAAACCGGTAAATATTATTTAAGAAAACAACATCGCTCAATCGGTGTTCCGGTAAAAGATATTCTTAATACCGCAGTTCAATCTCTTGGATTAAATGATGTATCGGAGTTTAATATTGAAGAAAGAGTATTGGGGCTGCCTGAAAATCCTGATACAGCTTTAGTTGAAATGAAACTGACTGATTTTGTTGATGAGGTCTCGAGAGAAACCCCTGCCCCCGGAGGTGGTTCTGTTGCTGCATTAGCAGGTGCACTTGGCGCTGCATTATCTTCAATGGTGGCTAATCTTACAGCAAACAAACGCGGCAGCAGTGTCGAAACAGATAAGATTCTTAACGGAGCGGCGGATAAGTGTCAGGAAATTAAAAATGCTTTAGTCAAAGCTGTAGATGATGATACAAATGCTTACAATGATTTTATTATTGCAAAGCGTTTACCGAATAAAACTTCTGAAGAAAAAAAATTGCGTGAAGAAGCAATGCAGAATGGATTGAAACATGCAGTGCTTGTTCCATTACAAACTGCACAGTTAAGTTATCAGATAATCGAAATTGCAGAAGAAGTTGCAAAGCATGGAAACCCAAGTTCTATTACTGATGTTGGAGTTGGTGCACAAAGTGCTTTTACCGGAGTGTTTGGCGGTGTTTATAATGTACTTACAAATCTTAAAGATATTAAGGATGATAAGTTTAATGCTGATATGAGAAATACTTGTAATGAACTGAAAATGCAGGCTAAGGAAAGATTAAATAAAGTACTGGAGCTTGTGGAAAGCCATCTTTAA
- a CDS encoding sulfatase-like hydrolase/transferase produces the protein MTFKLKLNRQVKLTLIIVFSLLLLYFLIRTGFLIYNYNRFSQFSASEIFSAFLIGLRFDISSIFFINIFPLVLLNLPGKIFRNKYYEGTIFTILVAANLLMIIISFSDYGYYNITERRLSYELYFMISDIISILPGLIISHYIISIIILLTAAAIIYFSSKFIKSFHIKHPRKSTFVKELLFLIVLIICSIIAIRGGLQLKPLRQANAFPNENLELGYLALNTSYTVIRSYFQNNIKVIENLDYDDALTTVRKMISTDKDKFIDDGFPFLRITEADSGINKMNVVIFIMESWSANFCGSITGKNSFTPFFDSLAEHSILFTSFFANGQRSIESVPSITASIPSLFDISIIGSRAELNNIKGLGSILKREGYTTSFHHGAKSGSMGFDGFTKLAGFDNYFGKEDMSEYDDDDTDGMWGICDEPFFIESAKNIDKFNQPFCSVIFSLSSHDPFRIPDKRKSLFEKYSGETELERSIRYSDFSLQKFFEYVKTKSWFDNTVFLITADHTLYNTRKDFESTFHIPLLIFNPKNSTGTKYDKPASQIDIVPSLIDMLNITTKHSSMGKSIFDTEKRFVVFKFHSEYTILTDQYRLGNTLEKAPTLYFNNDSSNIDLSEDKPEIVSELNKKLLAYLQLVSYSVAHNKIFIPDR, from the coding sequence ATGACATTTAAATTAAAGCTTAACAGACAAGTAAAATTAACACTTATAATAGTTTTCTCTCTGTTGTTATTATATTTTTTAATAAGAACCGGTTTTTTGATTTATAATTATAACAGGTTTAGTCAGTTTTCGGCAAGTGAAATATTCTCAGCTTTCCTGATTGGATTAAGATTCGATATCAGCTCAATCTTTTTTATTAATATCTTCCCCTTAGTTCTGTTAAATCTGCCGGGTAAAATTTTTAGAAATAAATATTATGAAGGAACAATTTTTACTATACTCGTCGCAGCTAATCTTTTAATGATTATTATATCGTTTTCAGACTATGGTTATTATAATATAACGGAGCGCCGTTTAAGTTATGAATTGTATTTTATGATTTCGGATATAATAAGCATTTTGCCCGGACTTATTATTTCCCATTACATTATTTCAATTATAATTTTGTTAACTGCTGCGGCAATCATTTACTTTAGCAGTAAGTTTATTAAATCATTTCATATAAAGCATCCGCGGAAATCTACATTTGTTAAAGAATTATTATTCCTGATAGTCCTGATAATCTGTTCAATTATTGCAATAAGAGGCGGATTACAATTAAAGCCTTTAAGGCAGGCAAATGCGTTTCCAAATGAAAATCTGGAACTTGGATATCTTGCACTTAATACATCATATACTGTTATCAGAAGTTATTTTCAGAATAATATTAAAGTTATAGAGAATCTTGATTACGATGATGCATTAACAACAGTACGAAAAATGATATCAACTGACAAAGATAAATTTATTGATGACGGATTTCCGTTTTTAAGGATTACCGAAGCTGATTCAGGAATAAACAAAATGAATGTTGTAATATTCATAATGGAAAGTTGGTCTGCTAATTTTTGCGGAAGTATAACTGGTAAAAATTCTTTTACACCTTTTTTTGACAGCCTTGCTGAACACTCAATTTTGTTTACCAGCTTTTTTGCAAACGGTCAAAGATCAATAGAAAGTGTTCCTTCAATTACAGCTTCAATTCCTTCATTGTTTGATATTTCAATAATCGGATCAAGAGCCGAGTTAAATAATATTAAAGGATTAGGATCAATACTAAAGAGAGAAGGATATACCACATCATTTCATCATGGAGCAAAAAGCGGTTCGATGGGTTTTGATGGATTTACAAAACTTGCCGGATTTGATAATTATTTTGGGAAAGAAGATATGAGTGAATATGATGATGATGATACTGATGGAATGTGGGGCATTTGTGATGAGCCGTTCTTTATTGAATCTGCTAAAAATATAGATAAGTTTAATCAGCCTTTTTGTTCTGTTATCTTTTCACTTTCATCACACGATCCGTTCAGAATCCCTGATAAGAGAAAATCTTTGTTTGAAAAGTACAGCGGTGAAACAGAGCTTGAAAGGTCAATAAGATATTCGGATTTCAGCCTGCAGAAATTTTTTGAATATGTAAAAACAAAAAGCTGGTTCGATAATACTGTCTTTTTAATAACCGCTGATCATACTTTATATAATACCCGAAAAGATTTTGAATCTACTTTTCATATTCCGTTACTCATCTTTAATCCAAAAAATTCAACAGGAACAAAATATGATAAACCTGCTTCGCAGATAGATATAGTTCCATCGTTGATTGATATGCTTAATATTACAACAAAACATTCGTCAATGGGCAAATCAATTTTTGATACGGAAAAGCGGTTTGTTGTTTTTAAGTTTCATAGCGAATATACTATTCTTACAGATCAATACAGATTAGGGAATACTTTGGAAAAAGCTCCAACTTTATACTTTAATAATGATTCCTCTAATATTGATCTTTCTGAGGATAAACCGGAAATAGTTTCTGAGCTTAATAAAAAACTATTAGCATATTTACAGCTTGTGTCTTATTCCGTAGCTCACAACAAAATATTCATTCCGGATAGATAA
- the acs gene encoding acetate--CoA ligase translates to MSDRKLSGEVFYPSKEVLDRTQVQCESIYQSAEKDSLSFWENEANKLHWFRKWDKVLDDSKKPFFKWFINGKTNIAYNCLDVHCETYRRNKVALVWEGENGDFRSLSYFALRRETCRFANVLRSLGVKKGDRVTIYMGRVPEIVTAMLACARIGAIHSVVYGGFSVESLHERLEDSQSKVLIVADGAYQRGKIVELKKIADEALQRAATVESVLVIKRTGHEINMEFGRDFWYHDLMSSPIAGNSCDIEIMDSEDPLYLLYTSGTTGKPKAIMHTHGGYMVGTYSTTKYVFDLSDEDRFWCAADPGWVTGHSYIVYGPLLNGATCFMYEGAPNFPNPGRWWSMIEKYGINILYAAPTAIRGFMRYGDAWVKRYNLSSLRLLGSVGEPINPEAWRWYHKVVGGERCPIMDTWWQTETGVVMISPLPCTPLKPGSGTKPFPGIQVDILDEKGMRTDDDEEGYLVIKNPWPSMLRTIWNDPERYIQQYWSRFPGMYLTGDSARRDVDGYYWIIGRVDDVIKVSGYRLGTAEIESALVSHQAVAEAAAIGLPHSVKGHAIHCYVLLKAGFEKSDKLIEELRQHVGHEVGPIAKPESIEIVDSLPKTRSGKIMRRVLKAKALGIDPGNLSTLEE, encoded by the coding sequence ATGTCTGATAGGAAATTAAGCGGTGAAGTCTTTTATCCAAGTAAAGAAGTTCTTGATCGTACACAAGTACAATGCGAAAGTATTTATCAATCTGCTGAAAAAGATTCATTGTCATTTTGGGAAAATGAAGCAAATAAGCTTCATTGGTTCAGGAAATGGGATAAAGTTCTCGATGATTCAAAAAAACCTTTCTTCAAATGGTTTATTAACGGAAAGACAAACATCGCTTATAATTGCCTGGATGTTCACTGCGAAACTTACAGACGTAATAAAGTTGCTTTAGTGTGGGAAGGAGAAAACGGTGACTTTAGATCCTTGTCTTACTTTGCTTTAAGAAGAGAAACCTGCCGCTTTGCAAATGTACTTAGAAGTCTTGGTGTTAAAAAAGGTGACAGGGTTACGATTTATATGGGCAGAGTTCCTGAAATTGTAACTGCTATGCTTGCCTGTGCACGAATCGGTGCTATTCATTCGGTTGTTTACGGAGGCTTTTCTGTAGAATCACTGCACGAAAGATTAGAAGACAGCCAGTCAAAAGTTTTGATAGTAGCTGATGGAGCTTATCAAAGAGGCAAAATTGTTGAGTTAAAAAAGATTGCCGATGAAGCTTTGCAGCGGGCAGCAACAGTTGAAAGTGTTCTGGTTATTAAAAGAACTGGTCACGAAATCAATATGGAGTTTGGCAGGGATTTTTGGTATCACGATTTAATGTCCTCTCCGATAGCCGGAAACTCCTGTGATATTGAAATAATGGATTCAGAAGATCCTCTTTACTTACTTTATACTTCAGGAACTACCGGAAAGCCTAAAGCGATTATGCATACTCATGGCGGTTATATGGTTGGAACATATTCAACAACAAAATATGTTTTTGACCTGAGTGATGAAGATAGATTCTGGTGTGCTGCTGATCCCGGTTGGGTAACAGGGCACAGTTATATTGTTTACGGTCCTTTGTTAAACGGGGCAACTTGTTTTATGTATGAAGGAGCACCGAACTTTCCTAATCCCGGCAGATGGTGGAGTATGATTGAAAAATACGGAATCAATATACTATATGCCGCTCCTACTGCTATCAGAGGATTTATGAGATACGGTGATGCATGGGTTAAACGATACAATCTTTCATCTTTAAGACTACTTGGAAGCGTTGGCGAACCGATTAACCCTGAAGCCTGGAGATGGTATCACAAAGTAGTTGGCGGAGAAAGATGTCCGATTATGGATACCTGGTGGCAAACTGAAACAGGAGTTGTTATGATTTCTCCATTACCCTGCACGCCTTTAAAACCCGGATCAGGAACAAAACCTTTTCCCGGAATTCAGGTAGATATTCTTGATGAAAAAGGTATGCGTACCGATGATGATGAAGAAGGTTATTTGGTTATTAAAAATCCATGGCCCTCAATGTTAAGAACTATCTGGAACGATCCTGAAAGGTACATACAGCAATACTGGAGCCGCTTCCCGGGTATGTATCTTACAGGCGATTCTGCAAGGCGGGATGTAGATGGATATTATTGGATTATCGGAAGAGTTGACGATGTAATTAAAGTTTCAGGATATCGTTTAGGAACTGCAGAAATTGAAAGTGCGCTTGTTAGTCATCAGGCAGTTGCCGAAGCTGCTGCAATTGGATTGCCCCATAGTGTTAAAGGGCATGCTATACATTGCTATGTTCTGTTAAAAGCAGGGTTTGAAAAATCTGATAAGCTTATTGAAGAACTAAGACAGCACGTTGGTCACGAAGTTGGTCCAATTGCAAAACCTGAAAGCATCGAAATTGTTGATTCGCTTCCTAAAACAAGAAGCGGAAAAATTATGCGAAGAGTACTTAAAGCAAAAGCACTTGGAATTGATCCGGGAAATTTATCTACGCTGGAAGAATAA